The following nucleotide sequence is from Mycobacterium sp. Z3061.
CGGGGGAGCCGGCGGTAAGGGTGCCAGCGGCGGCGGAGCCGGTGGCAACGGCGGCAGTGGCATCAACAGCGGAACCGGCAATGCCGTTGGCGGTGCCGGCGCTGATGGAACCGACACAACCGTCGGCGTCGGCGGCGCCGGCGGAAACGGTGGCGCAGCGCAAGTCAACAACAACGGTTCGAACGCCACCGCTACCGGCGGTCAGGGTGGTAGCGGCGGCGACGGCTCCGGCGGCGGTGCCGGCGGGTTGGGCGGCGGGGCCTCTTCCATTGGAAAGGGGAGCGTGGTTGCGGGAGCCGGCGGCTCCGGCGGCAACGGCACCACAGGTACCGGCGGACTGGGCGGCGGCGGCGGAACCGCCAACGTCAGCAACCCGAACTCCTCGGCTGCTGCGACCGGGGGCAATGGCGGAGCGGGCGGCAACGGCGCGAGCGGTGGCAATGGCGGGTCCGGCGGCGCCGCAGTCACCAGTGGAACGGGAACCGTCACCCCGGGCACCGGCGGCGCGGGCGGAACCGGCGCTACGGGCGTGGGAGGGAAGGGCGGCCAAGGCGGCGACGCGAACATTTCCAACGCCGCGTCCACCGCTACCGCCAAGGGCGGAGCAGGCGGTGCCGGAGGCGCCGGCATCAGCGGCGGCCGGGGTGGCGACGGAGGCTCGGGGCAGAGTTCCAGCAACATCGTGACGGCGGCGGCCGTCGGCGGTACCGGGGGAGCCGGTGGCACGGCCACGGGCGCCACCGGCACCGGCGGGGCCGGTGGCACCGGCGGCTTGGCAACTCACACCGGTGCCGGCAGCGCCACTGGCGGCACCGGTGGTGCCGCCGGTGCAGGGCCTAACGGCGGGGCGGGCGGCAATGGCGGAACGGCGACCATCAACGGCGGCACCGGTGCGGCCGCGGGCGGTGCCGGAGCTGCCGGTGCTGATGGGAAGGCCGGTGCCGGTGGTGCCGGCGGCGCCGGCGGTGACGCGCAGGTCTTCACCAGCGCCTCGACCGGTAACGCCGCCGGCGGCAAAGGCGGCGTAGGAGGCAATGGCGTCGCGGGCGGAGCGGGCGGCAGAGGCGGCTCCGCAACCAATGCCGGCGCGGGTATCAGCACCGGAGGCGATGGCGGGGCGGGTGGAATCAGCACCGGAGGCACCGGCGGGACCGGCGGCGACGGAGGCGCGGCGACGATCACCCACACCGGCTCTGCGGCGCCCGCTAGTGGCGGCACTGGCGGGGCTGGTGGCACCGGAATCACCGGCGGGAACGGCGGGGCGGGCGGCGGAGCCACTACCAGCGGCTTGGGAGGCGTCAATCCCGGCACCGGCGGCGCCGGCGGCAACGGGACCGGCGCAACCACCGGTGGTGGGATCGGCGGCCGCGGTGGCGACGCGGTCATATCCAACACCGGCTCTTTCGCGACCGCCAAGGGCGGCACCGGCGGCGTCGGCGGCATCGGCGCCGGCAACGGAGCGGTCCAGGGACGGGGCGGCGACGGCGGAAACGCCCAGACCAACAGCACCACCGGCACCACTTCGGCTGTCGGCGGTACCGGCGGAGCCGGCGGCGTGGCCACCAATGGTGTCGGCGGAACCGGCGGCAACGGCGGCCGGGGCACCCACTCGGGCGTCGGCACGGCCGTCGGAGGCCTCGGCGGCAACGGCGCAACGGGCACGTCCGTCGGCGGGGCGGGCGGAAACGGCGGGCAGGCCGTCAACAGCGGCACCGGCAGTGCGATCGGCGGCAACGGCGGCGCCGGCAACAAGGGCTCGACCACTGGAAGCGGTGGGGCCGGCGGCATCGGTGGTGACGCTCAGGTCACCAGCGCCACTTCTGTCGGCGGCGCCACCGGCGGCAACGGCGGCGCCGGTGCCCCCGGCGGCATCAGCGGCGGCAACGGCGGCAACGGTGGCAACGGCGGGAACGCGACGAATCAGGGTCTCGGGTCGGCCAAGGGCGGCAGTGGCGCCGCGGGTGGTAGTGCCAGCAGCACCGGCGCCGCCGGCAACGGCGGGTCCGGCGGAAACGGAATCATCACGCTCACCACGTCAACCGCTGCGGCGACCGGTGGCGTCGGCGGAGCCGGCGGCGATGGCGGCGCAGGCGGAGCGGGCGGCAAGGGCGGTCTGGGCTCCACCGCCGGTACCGGATCCGGTATCGGCGGCAATGGCGGGTTCGGCGGAGACGCTTCGTCCGCGATCGGCAACGGCGGCAACGGCGGTAATGGAGGTAATGCGCATATAGGCTCTTCCGGCACCGCGATTGTCGGCGTCGGCGGCATCGGCGGTAACGGCGGAGTATTCGGCAGCAAGGGAACCAACGGCGCCAACGGAACCGTCGTCTGACACTTGCGTAGGCTCGGCACCGTGAGCGCACGCGCAGGCATCGTGGTCACCGGCACCGAGGTTCTGACCGGACGGGTACAGGACCGCAACGGTCCCTGGCTCGCCGACCGGCTGCTGGAATTGGGTGTCGAACTGGCCCACATCACCATCTGCGGTGACCGCCCCGCGGACATCGAGGCGCAGCTGCGATTCCTGGCTGAGCAGGGCGTGGACCTGATCATCACCAGCGGTGGCCTGGGCCCGACGGCAGACGACATGACGGTCGAGGTGGTGTCCCGGTTCTGCGGCCGCGAGCTCAAGCTCGATGAAGCCCTGGAGAACCGGATCGCCGAGATCCTCAAGTCCTTGATGGCGCGCAACCCGGCGTTCGCCGCCCTGATGGAACCGGGGAAGTTCGAATCGGTAAGGGCGGCCAACCGCAAGCAGGCGATGGTTCCGGTCGGCTCCCAGATCCTCGACCCGGTGGGCACCGCGCCCGGCGTCGTGGTGCCCGGCAAGCCCGCGGTGCTGGTGCTGCCCGGACCACCGCGTGAGCTACAACCCATGTGGCACAAGGCAATTGAAACCGAAGGCGTACAGGACGCGATCGCCGGCCGCACCGTCTACCGCCAGGACATGGTGCGGATGTTCGGCCTGCCGGAGTCCGGACTGGCCGAGACACTGCGCGAGGCCGAAACTGCCATCCCCGGCTTCGCCGCGCTGGAGATCACCACCTGCCTCAGACGCGGCGAATTGGAAATCGTGACCCGCTATGAACCCGACGCCGCGCAGACCTACGCGCACCTGACCCAGTTGCTGCGCGAGCGGCACGGCGACCAGGTGTTCTCCGAAGACGGTTCGCAGGTCGACGACCTGGTGGCGCGGCTGCTGGCCGGACGCCGCATCGCGACGGCGGAATCCTGCACGGCCGGGCTGTTGGCAGCGCGGCTGACCGACCGCCCCGGATCCTCCGATTACGTGACCGGCGGCGTCGTGTCGTACTCCAACGAGGCGAAGGTGGAACTGCTCGGAGTGGACGCCGCACTCATCGAACAACACGGCGCGGTTTCCGAGCCGGTGGCCGAGGCGATGGCCGCGGGCGCGCTCAAGCGGTTCGACGCCGATACCGCCGTCGCCATCACCGGCATCGCCGGCCCGGGCGGCGGAACCCAGGAAAAGCCGGTCGGCACAGTCTGTTTCACCGTCGCACGCACTGACGGTCCGAACGTCACCCGCACGCTGAGACTGCCCGGCAACCGCTCCGACGTTCGGGAACGCTCCACCACCGTGGCCATGCACATGCTGCTGCGCGCGCTGGGCGAGTCAAGTTCGGCTTGAGGCTGCGGGCACCATCAGGAGCGAGCATCTTGATGACTGGCGGTGATGCTAAGGTGACACATGCGCACCACTATCCGCATCGACGACGAGCTCTACCGCCAGGTCAAAGCTCAGGCTGCTCGGACGGGGCGCACCGTGGCGGCTGTCCTCGAGGATGCGGTGCGCCGCGGTCTCCATCCGACTGAACGACGAGACGAGGCCGCCTACATAGTCAGGACCTCCGGTAGCGGAGGACTCCGAACTGGTGTGGACCTGTCGTCGAACTCGGCTGTCGCCGAGGCAATGGGTGAAGGCGCCGCACTCGATGCTCTGCGTTGACGTCAATGTTCTGGTGTACGCGCACCGGCAGGACCTGCCGGAGAACCCGGAGTATCGACGGCTGCTCGAGCGGCTGGCTAACGACGACCAGCCCTTAGGCTTACCCGACCTCAGCCTGAGCGGCTTCGTGCGGGTTGTGTCCAACCGCAGAATCTTTCGCGAGCCGACGACGGCGGATGAGGCCTGGCAAGCGGTCGAAGCCTTGCTGGCCGCCCCCGCGGCCATGCACTTGAAACCTGGCGAGCGCCATTGGGGTCTATTCCGGCGGCTCGCCGCGGATATCGACGCACGTGGCAACGATGTTGCCGATGCTTACCTTGCCGCCTACGCACTGGAAAACAATGCGACGTGGCTGAGCGCGGACCGTGGATTCGCACGCTTCCAGCGACTGCGCTGGAATCACCCTTTGGAACTCGAATCCTGAACGCAGACAACTATTTTGGCGACTCAGCTGTTGGCCGGCAGAAACGCACTTTCCGAGGAGCCGAACCGAATTCCGGTAGCGTCCTTGCCGATCAGGGTCAACAGCGCCACCATCACCAGCACCGGCACGATCGTCGCCGCCAACGCGAACGGGTAGCCGTGCGTTTCGGCCAGGTGCTCCTGGATCGGCAAGTTGAACGCCGCCAACAGGTTTCCGAGTTGATAGGTCACACCGGGATACAGACCGCGGATGGCGTCCGGGGACATCTCGGTGAGGTGCGCCGGGATGCAACCCCAGGCGCCCTGCACAAAGAACTGCATGAGAAACGAGCCCAGGCACAACATCGCCGCGGTACGGGAGTAAGCGAAGATCGGCACGATCGGCAGCGCCAGCACGGCACAGAACACGATCGTGTAGCGGCGGCCGAACCGCTGCGACAAGGTGCCGAATATGAGGCCGCCGACAATCGCGCCGATGTTGTAGACGATCACAATCCAGCGGGCGGTCGCGCTGGACAGCCCCGCGCCGTGGTCGACGGACGCCTTGAGGAACGTGGGGTAGACGTCCTGGGTGCCGTGGCTCATCCAGTTGAAGGCGGTCATCAGCAACACCAGGTAGACGAAACGCCGGATGACCTTGGCGTCGCGCAGCACATCGCGCACCCGGGTCTGGGTCAGCCGCATCTGGTCCTGTGCGGCTTCCCAGACCTCGGACTCCTCCACCCGATAGCGGATGATCAGGCTGATCATGGCCGGGATGATGCTCAGTGCGAACAACCAGCGCCAGGACAGGCCGAACCCGTTCATGACGATCAGCGAAGCCAGGCTCGCCAGCAGGTAGCCGAACGAATAGCCCTCCTGCAGCAAGCCGGAGAAGAAGCCGCGCCGCTCGGTCGGAACCTTCTCCATGGCCAGCGCCGCACCCAGTCCCCACTCGCCGCCCATGCCGATTCCGTAGAGCAACCGCAGGATCACCAGCACCGTGAAGTTCGGGGCGAACGCGCACAGGAAGCCCACCACCGAATAGAACAGCACGTCAACCAGCAGCGGGAGGCGTCGGCCGACCCGGTCGGCCCACAGCCCGAACAGCAACGCGCCGACGGGTCGCATCACCAGCGTCGCCGTCGTGACGAACGCGACCTCGGTCTTGCTGCGGTGGAACGTCTCGGCGATGTCGGCGTAGACCAGCACGACGATGAAGAAGTCGAACGCATCCATGGTCCAGCCCAGGAAGGCCGCCAAAAAGGAGTTGCGCTGATCGCTGGTCAACCGCTGTCTGGTCACGAGAGCATCGTGGCCTACGTGTCGCCATACCGCGAGTCCGGCGCGCGAGCGGGTATGTTCCGGATATATGCGGATCATCGATGCTGATGGACACGTCGCCGAGAACTCGACGCTCGCCTTCGAAGCCTTAAAGCGCTGGCCGGATCACGTGCAGCTGAGCAACGACCGGCGGCCGCGCCTGACGATCGAGGGCCGTAACTATCCCGAGGACACCGGCCCGGGTGCCGGGTGCCCACCGGAGCACGGCATCACCAAGGCCCCCGACATCAACTGTTCGAGCGCCGAGGGTGTGCTGGCTGACGCCGACCGCGACCATCTGGACACGATGGTGCTCTATCCCAGCCTCGGGCTCTGCGTGCCGAGTCTCGAAGATCCGGTCTTCGCCGCCGGTTTCGCGCGGCTCTACAACCAGTGGATCGCGGACTTCTGCGAGCCGACGCACGGGCGGCTACGCGGGGTGGCCGTGACACCGATCGAACACGGTGAGGTGGCCATCGATGTCATGACCGAGGCCAAGGAGCTGGGGTTGGTCGCGACGCTGGTTCCGCCGGCGCTGAAGACCCGCAACCTCGACCACCCCGACCTCGACGATTTCTACGCCGCCGCCGTGAATTTGAACATGCCGCTGGGCATTCACGGCGCGCCCGGCATTCACCTACCGAAGATCGGCGTCGACCGCTTCACCAACTACATCCAGGTGCACTGCATCAGCTTCCCGTTCGACCAGATGACCGCGATGACGGCCCTGGTGTCCGGCGGCGTGTTCGAACGCCACCCCGAACTGCGAGTCGCCTTTCTGGAAGCCGGTGCCGGCTGGGTGCCGTTCTTCATCGATCGCTTGCACGAGCACTACGAGAAGCGCGGTGACTGGATCGAGGGTGGCTGGCGCCGCGATCCGAACGAGTACCTGCGCGCCGGCAACATCTGGGTCACGTGCGAACCGGAGGAGCCGATCCTGCCCGGGGTGATCGACGTGCTGGGCGACGACTTCATCATGTTCGCCAGCGACTACCCGCACTGGGACGGGGAGTGGCCGGAAAGCACCAAGCATTTGCGGAACCGGCCCGATATCAGCGAGCAGTCACGCGAAAAGATCGGCGGGCTCAACGCGCAACGCTTCTATGGGCTGAATTAGGCATTCCGGCGCTCGTTCGGTGGCAGGATCGGCGCATGGTGGCTTTTCTGCTCCGCGCGGCAGTGACCGGACTCGCGTTGTGGGTCGTCACCCTTTTCGTACCCGGGCTGACATTCGTCGGCGGTAACACCACGTTGCAACGGGTCGGCATCATCTTCGTCGTCGCGGTGCTCTTCGGAGTGGTCAATGCGATCGTCAAACCGATCGTGCAGATCTTGTCGATTCCGATGTACATCCTGACCCTGGGCCTTTTCCACATCGTCATCAACGCATTCATGTTGTGGATCACGGCGCAGATCACCAAAGACACCACCCACTGGGGTCTGCAGATCGACCACTTCTGGTGGACCGCGATCTGGGCGGCGATCCTGTTGTCGATCGTTAGCTGGCTGCTGTCGCTGCTGACCCGCCGGGCCACCCGGAACCGCCGGTAAATCCGGGTCGCTCAACCGGAAAATTCGTGTGGACATCCTATGTTGTCAGCCCCTGTTACACATATGCTGATTACGCCGTGCTCACGACGCGATCCACACGAAGACGGGATACTGCCGAATGAAGACTGTCGCGATCGGATCATCGCCAGCTCCTTCGACGACGCGGCTGAGTTCACAACTGGGCGATCCGAACAGCGGTTTGCGGGCCGTCACCGAATGCACCGGGTCAGCGGTGGTCGTTCACGTCGGCGGTGACATCGACGCCAGTAACGAAGTCATCTGGCAGCGCCTGGTGAACCGGAGCGCCGCAATCGCGATCGCACCGGGTCCGTTCGTGATCGACATCCGCGAACTGGACTTCCTGGGGTCCTGCGCGTACGCCGTGCTCGCCCAGGAATCGGTGCGCTGCCGCCGTCGTGGCGTCAACCTGCGCCTGGTCAGCAATCAGCTGATCGTCGCCCGCACCATCGCAGCGTGCGGTCTGCGCCGCCTGCTGCCGATGTACACCACCGTCGAGACGGCGCTGGCGCCACCCGCCTAGATCAGGGGCCGTGCGGCGCGAGCAGTCCGTTCAGGATTCCCAGGCCGGCCTGCACCTGCGGCCCCGGAGTGTTCGGCGGCGGGGCGTCGCTGGTCGGCTGCCACGGCTGGCAGCCACTTGTCTTGAAGGTCTTGTCGGTCGGCTCGATCTGGACGATCTGTGGCTTCTTCGTCATCGCGTTATCGACGAGCGCGCCGTCTGGGTTTCCCGTGCGCTTCCAGTAGCAGGTACCGGTGCCGACAGGTCCGGCCGTGCTGTACGTGCCGGGCGCGATGTCTGTGCCGACGGTGTAGATGCCGTCGTGGTCGATGGTCGTCTTGGGTGCTCCCGCCGGTGCCGCCGACGGAGCCGGGGCCGCGCTCGGGGAGGGGGCCGGTGCCGGGGCGAGCGTCGGGTCGGGGTCGGGGTCGGCGGCGGCGATACCGACGGCACCGAACCATCCGGCAACCATCAGCGCTGCGGCGCCGCCGCGAACCGCTAATTGCTTAGAGCCCATAACTAACGAGCCTACCGGGCAGGGCGGCGGATTTCGAACTGTCCGCAGATCAGCTCAGGCGGCGCACCGCGCCGGCATAACCGAGCGCGTGCTCGTAGGTGTCGAGATTGTCGCGCGAGATCCGTGCATGCACCGGACGCTCGAGCAGCAGACGCAGCACCGGGTTGTACGCGTGGTAGGTCTCGTGAAAGGTCAGCACGGTGGTGCCGTCGGGCTGCTCGTCGAGCTGGTGGTAACCCTCGGCCCGAGACCACAACGGCTTGCCGATGGCGACATATCTCGACAACTTGTTGATCTTCGCCTCGGTGACGGTCTCCCACGACCGCCCCTTACCACCGGACAGCAGATACCTCGGCACCGGAAATACGCAGGTGCGCACCAGTCCCTCACCCGCCTCGTCGCCCTCGTTGAGGATTTCCATGCTGCCCGTCGGCCAGCTCAACACGCGTGGCCGCGGGGAGTCCGGCGGAACCGGGGGATGCAACACCCGCCAGACCCTGGCCGGCGGGGCGTCAACGTGGAAGCGCACGGTGTAGGACTGCATCAGGTTTCGCCCCATCCGTCGAAGGAGGTGATCGATTCCGCGGAAGGCCTTGCGGCAGGCTGGAATTCGGTGCCGATGGTGTAGGCCACCGGGAACAGCGCGGCCTGAGTGACGGTGCTGGGGATCCCGAGCAGTTCGCCGACCTCACGTTCCCTGGCCAGGTGCATCGTCGTCCACACCGAGCCGAGACCCCGCGACCGCAGCGCCAGCAGGAAGCTCCAGCCGGCCGGGATGATCGACGCCCAGGCCGACGCGGCGACCAGCCGATTGCGTTCGTCGATAGGCTGCAGGAGGCATGGGATGACATGCACCGGAACCTGCGCCAACGTTTCGGTCAGGCCCAACGCGCTGCGGTAGACGCGGCGGGTCTGCGGATCCTCGGCGTTGGCTTCCGCGTGCACCAGATATTCGGCGCCGACGCTGCGATAGATTTCGGCGATCGCGGCGCGCTTGCCGGGATCGGTGACGACGACCCAGCGCCAGTCCTGCGCGTTGCTGGCGGTGGGCGCCTGCATCGCCAGGCGGATGCATTCCATGATCACCTCACGGCTAACCGGCCGGGTCAGGTCGAGACGCTTGCGTACCGCCCGGGTCGTCGTGAGCAGTTCGTCGACTGAAGCGATATCCATCCGGTCCCTTTCACCAGCCAGCCAGTCCGTGTCTGAAAGTACCGCGAAGGCACAAATTGACGCGGGCGTCGGCCCCACGTGGACAGGATGATTTCCTGCTATTAACGTCCTGCCAGTAAGAGAGCGAGCGGGCGTTCAGAAGGCAGCGCCGCGTGGGAGGTCTTGGGCGTTGCTTTTCATGCACGAAGTCCACACGGTGCGAGGTCGCTCCGAGGACGAGTTCGAGGCCGCCTTCCGTGACGGCTGGATGCCCATGCTGGCGGCCGGCGACGAGGCGCGGTTGCTCTGGTACACCAACCAGGCCCAGGGCAGTGGACCCGCCTACACCGTCATCACCATGACCGCGGTGCGCGACGGAGCGGCCTGGGAGCGGCTGACCAAGCGGGTTCAGCAAGGGGACCTGCGGGACTGGATGCATCACACCGACGAACTGCGCCACGGCGTCGACGCCAAACTGCTGGTGCCGCTCCCGTGGTCGCCGATGCAACACGTGAGCTTCGACGAGGTGCCGGTCGACGGACGCGAACACGAGATGAGCCTCTACATGGAAGACACCATGTGGCCCTATGAGGACAAGTTCGAGGAGTACATCGTCCGGTGCGGCGAGGTGTACGCCCGCAGTCTCGAGCAGCCGTCGTCCATGCTGAAGATGGATGCCTCGTTTCAGCCGGCGCTGGGCAGCCATCTGCGCCGCGAAGTCATTCTGATGCAACGGATCAGCCGGCCCGAAGCGTTGCTCGACCTGCTCCGAACCCACATCCCGGCCGAGTACCGCACTCCCGGAACCTGGCTGCACGACGCGCTGGACCTGCGCGACCAGTGGACCAGCCGGCTGCTGCGCACCTCCACCTGGTCGCCCCTGTACTAAGGATCCATGAACCTCGGGACGATCATCGACGCCGCCGCGGTCGCCGATCCGCAGCGGACCGCCCTGATCATCGACGGTGAAGCAATCAGCTACCGGACGCTCGATGAGGCGGTGCACTGTTGCGCCGCTGCATTGACAGCCGCGGGGGTCAACCCTGGAGACCGGGTCGCCGTCGTCGACACGGCGAGCGTGCTGTCCATCGCGTCGCTGCTGGGCACCGCGCGTATCGGGGCGACCGCGGCCCTGATGAACCCCGCGTTGACGTCCGCGGAGGTGCGGGCCCTGCTCGACAACGCCGGTTGCTGCCCAGTGGCGGTGGCAGGGGAGGCGTTCGTAGCCCGGCTTCCCGGGTCGACGACGGCACTGACGGCCACCCATCTCGTCGCCGGCGATGCGCCGGTGCCGTCGGGCGCCGCCCCGGACGACGCCGATCGCGCCGCGATGGTCCTGTTCACCAGCGGCACCACCGGTTTGCCCAAAACCGTCGAAATCGGCACTCGTCAACTGGCGGCGCGCCTGAACAGGACCTCGCGGCCCTTTGCGCCCGAAACGCCGCCCGTGACGGTGATGATGTGTGTGCCCTACTTCCACGTGGGTGGTTCCCTGGGGCTGCTCGCCAGCCTGTACTCGGGCAATACGCTGGTGGTGCAGCAACGGTTCGACGCCGGCGAATGGTTACGCCTGGTGTCGCGTCACCGGGTCACCGGCATGTTCCTGGTGCCGACGATGCTGCACCGGATTCTGGAGCATCCCGACTTCGCCGCCGCCGACCTGTCCTCGCTGGCGGCCATCACCTACGGTGCCGCCGCCGCACCTACCGCGCTGATGCGCAAGGCGATAGCAGCGCTGCCAAATGTGGCCTTCACCAATGTCTTCGGGCAGACGGAGACGTTGGGCACCTACGCCAATCTGACACCGCAGGACCATCACGATCCGGCCCGGGCGGGATCGGTCGGCCGGCCGCTACCGGGGGTGCAGGTGCGGGTGGTCGATCCGGCCACCGGCGCCGACGTGCAGCCTGGAGAGGTCGGGGAGTTGTGGGTGAACTCGCCGGTCAACACCGTCGCGGGGTGGTTACGGACCGGCGATCTGGGCCGGGTGGATGCCGACGGCTACATCTTTCCGAGCGGCAGACTGCGCGACACCATCAACCGCGGCGGTGAGAAGTTCGGCCCCGTCGAGGTGGAGGAGGCGCTGCGGTCACATCCCGCGGTCAGCGACGTCGCGGTCGCCGGAGTGTCCGACGACGAACTGGGCCAGCGGGTGGGTGCCGCGGTGGTGGCCCGGGCGCCGGTGACGCTCGAGGAGTTGCGGGCGCACTGCCGGGACCTGGTCGCCTATTTCAAGCTGCCCGAACGGCTGGCGGTCGTCGACGACATCCCCTACAACGCGACCGGCAAGGTGGACCGCC
It contains:
- a CDS encoding class I adenylate-forming enzyme family protein → MNLGTIIDAAAVADPQRTALIIDGEAISYRTLDEAVHCCAAALTAAGVNPGDRVAVVDTASVLSIASLLGTARIGATAALMNPALTSAEVRALLDNAGCCPVAVAGEAFVARLPGSTTALTATHLVAGDAPVPSGAAPDDADRAAMVLFTSGTTGLPKTVEIGTRQLAARLNRTSRPFAPETPPVTVMMCVPYFHVGGSLGLLASLYSGNTLVVQQRFDAGEWLRLVSRHRVTGMFLVPTMLHRILEHPDFAAADLSSLAAITYGAAAAPTALMRKAIAALPNVAFTNVFGQTETLGTYANLTPQDHHDPARAGSVGRPLPGVQVRVVDPATGADVQPGEVGELWVNSPVNTVAGWLRTGDLGRVDADGYIFPSGRLRDTINRGGEKFGPVEVEEALRSHPAVSDVAVAGVSDDELGQRVGAAVVARAPVTLEELRAHCRDLVAYFKLPERLAVVDDIPYNATGKVDRRLLAELICRRS
- a CDS encoding nitroreductase family protein, with amino-acid sequence MDIASVDELLTTTRAVRKRLDLTRPVSREVIMECIRLAMQAPTASNAQDWRWVVVTDPGKRAAIAEIYRSVGAEYLVHAEANAEDPQTRRVYRSALGLTETLAQVPVHVIPCLLQPIDERNRLVAASAWASIIPAGWSFLLALRSRGLGSVWTTMHLAREREVGELLGIPSTVTQAALFPVAYTIGTEFQPAARPSAESITSFDGWGET
- a CDS encoding PE family protein; protein product: MSNGAGDAFGGGGGAGGQGPAAGGSGGAGGSVTHTGTGNATGGAGASGTAGNTGGSGGTGGSAQIFNGASSATATGGTGGAGGNGNVGGSGGSGGNASTNGAGGVNSGAGGAGGKGATGTGGTGGNGGAANISSNNSTATATGGAGGAGGTGATTGGNGGVGGSASTSGLGNVTPGTGGAGGDSTGAVTGGGGTGGRGGDATISNINSSATAKGGTGGAGGTGVTNGGGVGRGGDGGTGQSNSGSATTAAVGGTGGAGGTATTGFGGSGGSGGTGFHTGAGTATGGDGGAGGKGASGGGAGGNGGSGINSGTGNAVGGAGADGTDTTVGVGGAGGNGGAAQVNNNGSNATATGGQGGSGGDGSGGGAGGLGGGASSIGKGSVVAGAGGSGGNGTTGTGGLGGGGGTANVSNPNSSAAATGGNGGAGGNGASGGNGGSGGAAVTSGTGTVTPGTGGAGGTGATGVGGKGGQGGDANISNAASTATAKGGAGGAGGAGISGGRGGDGGSGQSSSNIVTAAAVGGTGGAGGTATGATGTGGAGGTGGLATHTGAGSATGGTGGAAGAGPNGGAGGNGGTATINGGTGAAAGGAGAAGADGKAGAGGAGGAGGDAQVFTSASTGNAAGGKGGVGGNGVAGGAGGRGGSATNAGAGISTGGDGGAGGISTGGTGGTGGDGGAATITHTGSAAPASGGTGGAGGTGITGGNGGAGGGATTSGLGGVNPGTGGAGGNGTGATTGGGIGGRGGDAVISNTGSFATAKGGTGGVGGIGAGNGAVQGRGGDGGNAQTNSTTGTTSAVGGTGGAGGVATNGVGGTGGNGGRGTHSGVGTAVGGLGGNGATGTSVGGAGGNGGQAVNSGTGSAIGGNGGAGNKGSTTGSGGAGGIGGDAQVTSATSVGGATGGNGGAGAPGGISGGNGGNGGNGGNATNQGLGSAKGGSGAAGGSASSTGAAGNGGSGGNGIITLTTSTAAATGGVGGAGGDGGAGGAGGKGGLGSTAGTGSGIGGNGGFGGDASSAIGNGGNGGNGGNAHIGSSGTAIVGVGGIGGNGGVFGSKGTNGANGTVV
- a CDS encoding ribbon-helix-helix protein, CopG family; the encoded protein is MRTTIRIDDELYRQVKAQAARTGRTVAAVLEDAVRRGLHPTERRDEAAYIVRTSGSGGLRTGVDLSSNSAVAEAMGEGAALDALR
- a CDS encoding sialate:H+ symport family MFS transporter, whose protein sequence is MTRQRLTSDQRNSFLAAFLGWTMDAFDFFIVVLVYADIAETFHRSKTEVAFVTTATLVMRPVGALLFGLWADRVGRRLPLLVDVLFYSVVGFLCAFAPNFTVLVILRLLYGIGMGGEWGLGAALAMEKVPTERRGFFSGLLQEGYSFGYLLASLASLIVMNGFGLSWRWLFALSIIPAMISLIIRYRVEESEVWEAAQDQMRLTQTRVRDVLRDAKVIRRFVYLVLLMTAFNWMSHGTQDVYPTFLKASVDHGAGLSSATARWIVIVYNIGAIVGGLIFGTLSQRFGRRYTIVFCAVLALPIVPIFAYSRTAAMLCLGSFLMQFFVQGAWGCIPAHLTEMSPDAIRGLYPGVTYQLGNLLAAFNLPIQEHLAETHGYPFALAATIVPVLVMVALLTLIGKDATGIRFGSSESAFLPANS
- a CDS encoding anti-sigma factor antagonist, encoding MKTVAIGSSPAPSTTRLSSQLGDPNSGLRAVTECTGSAVVVHVGGDIDASNEVIWQRLVNRSAAIAIAPGPFVIDIRELDFLGSCAYAVLAQESVRCRRRGVNLRLVSNQLIVARTIAACGLRRLLPMYTTVETALAPPA
- a CDS encoding phage holin family protein, with protein sequence MVAFLLRAAVTGLALWVVTLFVPGLTFVGGNTTLQRVGIIFVVAVLFGVVNAIVKPIVQILSIPMYILTLGLFHIVINAFMLWITAQITKDTTHWGLQIDHFWWTAIWAAILLSIVSWLLSLLTRRATRNRR
- a CDS encoding TA system VapC family ribonuclease toxin; amino-acid sequence: MLCVDVNVLVYAHRQDLPENPEYRRLLERLANDDQPLGLPDLSLSGFVRVVSNRRIFREPTTADEAWQAVEALLAAPAAMHLKPGERHWGLFRRLAADIDARGNDVADAYLAAYALENNATWLSADRGFARFQRLRWNHPLELES
- a CDS encoding SRPBCC family protein, encoding MQSYTVRFHVDAPPARVWRVLHPPVPPDSPRPRVLSWPTGSMEILNEGDEAGEGLVRTCVFPVPRYLLSGGKGRSWETVTEAKINKLSRYVAIGKPLWSRAEGYHQLDEQPDGTTVLTFHETYHAYNPVLRLLLERPVHARISRDNLDTYEHALGYAGAVRRLS
- a CDS encoding amidohydrolase family protein, which gives rise to MRIIDADGHVAENSTLAFEALKRWPDHVQLSNDRRPRLTIEGRNYPEDTGPGAGCPPEHGITKAPDINCSSAEGVLADADRDHLDTMVLYPSLGLCVPSLEDPVFAAGFARLYNQWIADFCEPTHGRLRGVAVTPIEHGEVAIDVMTEAKELGLVATLVPPALKTRNLDHPDLDDFYAAAVNLNMPLGIHGAPGIHLPKIGVDRFTNYIQVHCISFPFDQMTAMTALVSGGVFERHPELRVAFLEAGAGWVPFFIDRLHEHYEKRGDWIEGGWRRDPNEYLRAGNIWVTCEPEEPILPGVIDVLGDDFIMFASDYPHWDGEWPESTKHLRNRPDISEQSREKIGGLNAQRFYGLN
- a CDS encoding competence/damage-inducible protein A, which produces MSARAGIVVTGTEVLTGRVQDRNGPWLADRLLELGVELAHITICGDRPADIEAQLRFLAEQGVDLIITSGGLGPTADDMTVEVVSRFCGRELKLDEALENRIAEILKSLMARNPAFAALMEPGKFESVRAANRKQAMVPVGSQILDPVGTAPGVVVPGKPAVLVLPGPPRELQPMWHKAIETEGVQDAIAGRTVYRQDMVRMFGLPESGLAETLREAETAIPGFAALEITTCLRRGELEIVTRYEPDAAQTYAHLTQLLRERHGDQVFSEDGSQVDDLVARLLAGRRIATAESCTAGLLAARLTDRPGSSDYVTGGVVSYSNEAKVELLGVDAALIEQHGAVSEPVAEAMAAGALKRFDADTAVAITGIAGPGGGTQEKPVGTVCFTVARTDGPNVTRTLRLPGNRSDVRERSTTVAMHMLLRALGESSSA